One region of Triticum aestivum cultivar Chinese Spring chromosome 6B, IWGSC CS RefSeq v2.1, whole genome shotgun sequence genomic DNA includes:
- the LOC123135863 gene encoding uncharacterized protein, whose translation MAIWILNLTTSSSECERNWSTYEMVDAKRRSRLDVVRRDNLVYVQFNGRMMDRRNKLSSCSDPLLGEDTSQAQDWICEGAYVDEEIDPVTGLPYNIDDDAEGVTEAMEPHRSARVRELHEVEEFVFDDDESDHGGGIWMKTLISSLMMSV comes from the exons ATGGCCATATGGATACTCAACTTGACCACAAGTTCATCCGAATGTGAAAGAAACTGGAGCACTTATGAAATG GTAGATGCAAAGAGGAGAAGTAGACTAGATGTGGTCCGAAGGGACAACCTGGTTTATGTCCAATTCAATGGAAGAATGATGGATAGAAGAAACAAGTTATCCTCTTGTAGTGATCCTCTTCTTGGTGAAGATACATCACAGGCACAAGATTGGATATGTGAAGGTGCATACGTTGATGAGGAGATTGATCCTGTGACAGGGCTGCCATACAATATTGATGATGATGCAGAGGGTGTAACCGAAGCTATGGAGCCTCATAGGAGTGCAAGAGTGAGAGAACTACATGAAGTTGAAGaatttgttttcgatgatgatgaatctgatcaTGGGGGGGGGATATGGATGAAGACATTGATTTCGAGTCTGATGATGAGTGTGTGA